In Picosynechococcus sp. PCC 7002, the following are encoded in one genomic region:
- a CDS encoding manganese efflux pump MntP — protein MDFDLDILLFALVLSIDCFSVALALGARHFSRKRALFFALSSGFSGGGAISLGFLLGNFAQYITFYDQGIAFILLILIGVHMCYSAYREMQKLPGDDDESRKIHGLWKILLVSSISSVDSLGVGISLGLMGKPLIPYSLGIGISAFFATYVGLFCAQLISSQLKEKVEFFGGGVLIAMGLKMLSI, from the coding sequence ATGGACTTTGACTTAGATATTCTTCTCTTCGCCCTAGTGCTGAGTATTGACTGTTTTTCTGTCGCCCTTGCACTAGGAGCACGCCATTTTTCCCGCAAGCGGGCCTTATTTTTTGCGCTCAGTTCAGGTTTCTCCGGTGGCGGCGCTATTTCCCTCGGTTTTCTCCTGGGTAATTTCGCCCAATACATCACCTTCTATGATCAAGGAATTGCTTTTATTCTCTTGATTCTCATCGGTGTTCACATGTGCTACAGCGCCTACCGAGAAATGCAAAAACTCCCAGGCGATGATGATGAATCCAGAAAAATTCATGGCCTTTGGAAAATCCTTTTGGTCTCCAGCATTTCCAGTGTTGATTCTTTGGGGGTTGGTATTTCCCTTGGTTTAATGGGCAAACCCTTAATTCCCTATTCCCTGGGGATCGGAATTTCCGCCTTTTTTGCTACTTATGTGGGCTTATTTTGCGCACAATTAATTTCTAGTCAATTGAAGGAAAAGGTAGAGTTTTTTGGCGGTGGTGTTTTGATTGCCATGGGCCTTAAAATGCTCTCAATATAA